A window of Gemmatimonadota bacterium genomic DNA:
TTTCCGATCGAGAGGCGAAGCGCGATCCGCCCACGGAGGCGCGTCTGAGAGAGGAAAACTTCTCCCGAAGCATTGACTCGCTCCATGATCTCGAGGTTCAGCGCGTCCTCTTCCTCGCCGGAGAGACCTCGGGGGGCATGCCGGAAGACGATCGTGGAAAAGACGACGGGAGCGATCCGCTCCCACTCCGGATCCTCGTCCACCCACGCCGCTAAGCTCTGCGCGAGGCGCACGTGGTGGCGGATCCTCTCCCGCACGCCCTCCGCGCCGAAATAACGGAGGACGAACCAGAGCTTGAGCGCGCGAAAGCGGCGCCCGAGCGCCATCCCGTAGTCCATGAGGTTCGTCGCCTCCGGCCCATCGCGCGTTTGGAGGTAGACCGGGGTGAGTGCGAGCGAGCCGCGGACCTCGTCGGGATTCCGGGTGAGGAGGACCGAGCAGTCCACCGGAGTGAAAAGCCACTTGTGGGGATTAAAGACGACGGAGTTCGCACGCTCCCATCCGGCGAAGTGCCCGCGTATCTCGGGGACGATCGCGGCGGCGCCGGCATAAGCCGCGTCCACATGCAGCCAGAGCCCGAACTCCTCCGCGACCTCCGCGATCGCGGCGACCGGATCGGGCGAGGCGGTCGAGGTGGTCCCCACGGTCGCCACGACGGCGACCGGAAGGATTCCCCCCTCGAGGTCCTCGAGAATGGCGGCGCGCAAAGCGTCCGGGCGCATCCTGAATTCGGCGTCCACGGGAATCTTTCGAATCCCATCGTGACCGAATCCCAGGACGATCGTCGCCTTGTCAATCGAGGAATGCGCCTCCTCCGAGGCGTAGATGCGCCCCCGCTTCGCACCGAAGAGCCCGGTCTCGCGCACCCCCGGATAGGCACGGTGACGAGCGGCCGTGAGGGCGGTTAGCGAGCTCGTTGAGGCGGTGTCCAGGATCACACCGAAGAATGCATCGGGGAGCCCGACCAAGGCCCGGAGCCAATCCACGACGAGGCGCTCGAGCTCGGTCCCCGCCGGCGAGCTCCGCCAGACCATCGCATTCACGTTGAGGGCGGCGGCGAGCAATTCGCCCAAAATCCCGGGGCCCGACCCCGTGACGGCGAAGAATCCATGGAAGGAGGGGTGATTCCAGTGTGTCACCCCCGGGAGGATGACCTCTTGGAAGTCCTGGAAGATCTCGTCGAAGGGCTCGCCCGACTCGGGCGCGGCGGCGGGAAGTGCCGACCGGATCTCGCCGGGGCGGACCCTCGCGAGCACCGGGTATTCCTCCACCTCGGCGAGGTAGCGGGCGATCCAATCCACCATCTCCCGCCCCCACTCCCGGAACTCCTCCGGAGGCATGTCGCCCACCGGCTCCCCCGCGTCGCGCGGAGAGTCTTCCTTCATCGCCCCTCCTAACAAAAGAACGCCGGTGCCCGGGGGCTCCGGCGGAGATCGCGGCTCGATTGATTCGGGAGGACTACCGAGAGACCCCCTCCGGTGTTCCGGAGGTGACCGACCCGCGCGGGACCCCCTATCCAGCCCCCGAGCCTGCATCGCCCGCGGCATGCTCGAGGAGGCGGTCCAACTCATCGCGAATCGCCTTCACCTGAGTGCCGATTTCGGTGAGGATGGGCGGCGTGAGTGATCCGGTCACCCCGGTCCCCTGGAAGAGGTTGAAAAACAGCGTATCCGTGTGCCCGACGCTGGCGTACGCGACCCCGACATCCACGAGCCGGTTCAGCTGGAGCAACTCCCTGAGCCCGACCGCTTCGAGCCGTCCCCCCGGGGGGTCCAGGTAGAGGTAACGGAGAACGACTTCCCGTAGAACCTGGAACTCCTCGACCGCTTCCCCGGCGGCCTGACCGCGGCGCGCGCCGAAGTTTCCGTACAGGGCTGCCGCTTCCTGGAAAAGCCGTTCGACCTGCTCGCGGTATGCCCCCAGCCCCGGGGACAGCAGCGAGGTCACGAGCTCTACGAACTCCTCGAGGAGGGCACGCACTTCCGGGGCGAGGTCTTCCCCCCGCGAGCAGACTTCCAGGATCCAGCGCTCCGCGATGGCCTGGCGGTGCTCGTCGAGCCACCGGCTCAGATCCGCCGGGCCGGTGGTCGGGGAATCCGGGATAGGGTGAGACCGAGGACGTTCTCTGACGCCCCCTTCCTGCGCGGGCAAGGGGTTAAATCGAGTCATGACCATTGGCAGGAGCCGCGTGTCCGGGCTTCGCTGCAACTTTACGAATCCGGGGGTGTCGCGCCACCCCCGGAAGGGTCGGGGGGACGGCCCGACGAGCCGGTTCCGCTCCACCGTTGGAGCCTCAGGGTGATCAGGGTCCCGGCGCCCGCCTCGCTTTCCGCCTGAACCCGCCCTCCCCAGGAGTCCACGAGCCGCCGTACGATCGCGAGCCCGAGCCCCGACCCGGTCGCCCGCGTCGAAAAGTGCGGCTCGAAGATCCGCGGCATGAGCTCCGGGGGAATTCCCGTGCCGGTGTCGCGCACCCGAAGCTCGATCTCGTTCCCCTTTTCTTCCGCCTCGACCTCCACTCTCCCCCCGCCCGGAAGCGCGGCACGGGCGTTCTCGAGGAGATTCACCAAGACCTCCTTGAGCTCCCCTTCCCGGGCACGGACTGCGGGGACGCTTTCCCCTCCGCGGAACTCGAAGGTCACCGGTCCGCCTCCGGCCCGGTAAAGGTCCAGGACCTCCCCAACGACGCCGGTCACGCGGACCGAGTCGAGAGGGGCTTCCCCCGCGGGAGAAGGCGCGGCGAAACGCGAAAAGGAGGTCGCCACGGAGGCGAGCCGATCGATTTCGCCCAGGATCGCATTGACGTTCCGGTCTAGAATCTGCGGAAAGTCAGCTTCTTTCCCCTCCCAGGCTCTCCGGATGTGCTGGACCCCGAGCTTGATCGGCGTGAGCGGATTCTTGACCTCGTGCGCGACCTGCTGCGCCATCTCTCCCCAGGCGAGGATTCGCTCGGTGCGCAGCTCGTCGGTCACGTCTTCGAGGGAGATCACGGCGCCTCCGAGCGGCCCGCGGCGGGAAATGCGCCGCGCCCGCACCCGAATGCGCCGCGCGCCGATGGAGAGCTCCGTTCCCGCCTCGCGGAGCCCGTCACGGAAATAGCTCTCCACCCACTGGGCCAGCGCCCCCACG
This region includes:
- a CDS encoding pyridoxal-dependent decarboxylase, giving the protein MKEDSPRDAGEPVGDMPPEEFREWGREMVDWIARYLAEVEEYPVLARVRPGEIRSALPAAAPESGEPFDEIFQDFQEVILPGVTHWNHPSFHGFFAVTGSGPGILGELLAAALNVNAMVWRSSPAGTELERLVVDWLRALVGLPDAFFGVILDTASTSSLTALTAARHRAYPGVRETGLFGAKRGRIYASEEAHSSIDKATIVLGFGHDGIRKIPVDAEFRMRPDALRAAILEDLEGGILPVAVVATVGTTSTASPDPVAAIAEVAEEFGLWLHVDAAYAGAAAIVPEIRGHFAGWERANSVVFNPHKWLFTPVDCSVLLTRNPDEVRGSLALTPVYLQTRDGPEATNLMDYGMALGRRFRALKLWFVLRYFGAEGVRERIRHHVRLAQSLAAWVDEDPEWERIAPVVFSTIVFRHAPRGLSGEEEDALNLEIMERVNASGEVFLSQTRLRGRIALRLSIGNLRTRERHLLRTWELLREAAGGGVALAAIGAGRAGTTPP